A stretch of DNA from Candida dubliniensis CD36 chromosome 6, complete sequence:
tttttagttccCTTTTTAGGTCCCCCCCCTCTTCTTACATtgaattcatttattttcgcaattgttaaattgatgatttttatgtaacattttcttttttcgCACTTATACCAAAAACAACACTTTTGTGTAACCAATTCAGCTCCGACTGATAcataatttcaaaagttATTGTTGGGCAGCGTACTTTGTCTTTTCTTGCATGTGGAGAATTtgtaattttattaattgttaattgctgtttaaagaaataatatACTTTGTCTCCTTATAAAACTGTAAATCTGAGCAAAAGGTTAATTGTGAAGCCAACTGGAGAATCCAAACATCAAGTTTACCTTTCACAATTATGAATATTCAGATGAGGGACGTTAAATGTTAAACCCTCCCTCTCCCACAAATGTACTAAAACTTTATTGTCAATCCTAGTCTGTAGGATGGCACTTTGAAAGGTTATAATGACTGTAATAACTCTTACCATTGCAATATCAATGGTAAAGAGACCATGAGTACTCTTACAGTCAAGGTTTTTCCTCGTTGgagatatatataaactTTAATTTGTTAAGGCTTTGCGATCTCTTAGTTAGTATATCTTTTGGTGGGGTGTTTAAAGTTTCATTGTTGGTGTTTGCgtttatcaacaatcaatatGTGTGAACAAAGAGCACAAAATATAAGCCAATCATAAAAACTCTATTGGAAACATTATTGTCACAGTAAGAAAAGACAAATAAGGGCAGCTCATCAActagttttttttctttttagtcTGAAGCAATTGACTAACTAAAAAGAGCCAATTCCTATATTAGGAAATTACAGGAAtttttacaagaaaaaaaagtagaATTTCGTAAATTAGAGAAATGTTGGATAATTGCTAGTCTAATTATTGTTGCTTCTCCACCTACAATCAAAAGCAATATACTTCATTCTCTGGGAGTAATAATTATGCCATGGTAATGACTTACACTGTAATTGGAATTCTTGGAAAAACATACTTGTCGTCGTATTATTCAACGTCAATGTCAATGTTGATAGTCTATTTTGTGTTTGTTTTCTGATAGGAAGATTTTACAAGTTACGGAGGAGAAGGTTGAGACGGTTTACTagaaaattcaattgtttggtttttgtggaattaaaattaaaaccaaATTCCGATACTTGCatataacaacaaatttaacaaaatcaatcaagaaCTAATTAACCCcactttttgttttggggTTTGGTTCGTCAACTCCGAATATATTTTTCGTAGTCACGTACACGTTGTAATCTATTTTTGCCCTTATAACCCccgccaccaccaccaccaccaccacccaTGACAACATCCGTATTGCTCTAGTGCCATTGAATAAACTTCCACCACCTCCTTTTGCCGCCCCAAACCAAGTTGCTATATGTACTGACACCACTAATtcttgaaaaagaatatcaATGACATGTTTGATTTAGCAATAAGCACGTTTGAATAACAAGTATTGATTCCCCACAGTATGGTTATGAAACTATCGAATTGTATCAATTATGTCGTTTTATCTCTGATTGGCAGTATATTTCATATGATATTGTCACTCTCAATATTGGCCCCTTTCGTTTaagcaaatttttttgtcaaATCTCTTAGAGAAAATTATGCttatgaaaaataaactcTACTCTAGAAATATTTACTAACATTTACACTATGCGATGtatttcaagaatttgcttttgattattttctGACATCACACTGGTAGCACAGTAgttatattaatatttttcacATGAATATTCTGCGTTAACCTGAAATTTGGgagaaacaaattttcaGAAACAGGCACTTCACTGCTCAGTAGTATTATATGACAGGAATAGTGTCAATTCAAGTcgaatcaaaatcattcGAATGTTGACTTAAACATTTAACAGCAAAAACCTTATATCTCAACAAAGGCGGCGATTCTCGAATTGTGTAGAAATCTTTCTACTCCGGTATCTCCGTTTTGCACCTTATAAGGTTTGTTTATGTTGATGCCAGATTTATTCAACTAGGTTTATGGTAAACTTCTTTTAGTTTATGCATTGCGCATCGTCAAGTTACATCATCAATGATAAACACAGTAGGCGACTTAGGGTCTTCTGACAATATTCAAATGTATTTCCATGGAAAAGTCCAAACCCCCtaaattttgttgttctttgtcgtagttttgattttatcttttttgacATGTGAATATTATTCCATAATATGtgtaaacaaacaaaaatagaTTTGCaatcatttgaaaatttcaatgaatttattatcttgTTACTTGTAGAAGGAGGGGGGTGGAAGGGTAAGTATTGCAAAATCCGAAAGTGTGTTATTTGCAACATTTCTGGAAATCTGTAAGCTTATCTCCCCGTCTCTCTTAATATTGCCTTAATCCATCGCCAAATGTGCAATTGCATCTCACTATGCAGCGCTAAGAAAAATCACAGCAAACaaaccaacaaaagaaaaaaaaagccatCTTTGATATTGTAGTCTCCTTATTCTATGCTGTCAAAATCTAGATCCTATGTTTCAATTGCTTGTGACAATTGTCGCAAACGCAGAAGAAAATGTAATGGAGAAATTCCCTGTCATTACTGTTCAGGGAAAAATAAACCATGTGTATATGACAAAACCAAAGACAAACGAAGACGACGAGTTGATTTAGTTTatgttgattatttagAACACAAGTATAACAATCTACTTAATTTTGTCAAAAGAATACGGTCAGCCACTAAAGATGAACGTTTACGTGCCCAATGTAATGAAATGTTGGCTAATAATGATCccaaatttattgataataaagatCTTGGATTGTCGAATGATGAGTTGACTCCTGCTAGTGAATCCgacaaacaacaaaaggaaattattcaattaacCAAGCCTATGGATGACTTGGTGTCTATGAAATgggaattgaaatttgatgaatcGGGGAATACAAAGTTCTTGGGTCCTCCAGTTCGACAAGTAGATCGATGTTTGATCAAGGACAGAACAATAATCATTGATGAGTGTAAGCAAATGTGCTATTTTAATGAAACAGTACTTACAGATACAGAGTTCATCAAAGAACTAACGAACACATTTTTCCAAAACATGTTACCATTTAATTTTGCACTTGAGGAAATCAATATTGATGAGATTATGCTGGAAATCACGttgataaacaataaaagcAATTGTCAAGAAGTGAGGAGCTGTTTGCATTTATTAGTATTGGCTATTCTAGCATATGGGTTTAATATTCTACCAAAAGAGCATCCATATGTATCAAAGCTAAACAGATGGAACCCATTTTTAACAATGGTTGAAAGATCGTTATTTAAACTCCTCCGACAAACGTCTCACACAATCACCGGTAATCTAACTGATCATTCACACATAGTTTACACCATTTTGATTATCACTCTTTTGCATTTGGGAAATTACGATGAATCTCAAGCTTGGGTTTATTCTTCAATACTTTGCTCTCAAATACAACATGTTGGTTGGAATGTTTCAACAGATTATCCCCTGGAATTAGAAACGAACAGCAAAAATCTTGGTAAATTCCGATCCAGGTTATTCTGGAATTGCTTGGTAGTGGAAAAGATGTCAGCATCGATGTTTGGACGAAGTTCGCCAATCAATTTTCGACAACTTCTAACTGAGTTCTATACTTCAGAAACTAAAGATATCAATGAACTTGTTTTCCAGTTCAATAGCAAACTCTGGTTCATATATGATAAGTTTATGGGTCAGATTT
This window harbors:
- the FGR17 gene encoding zinc cluster DNA-binding protein, putative (identified as a regulator of filamentous growth: Uhl et al. (2003) EMBO J 22(11):2668-2678), which gives rise to MSSKSRSYVSIACDNCRKRRRKCNGEIPCHYCSGKNKPCVYDKTKDKRRRRVDLVYVDYLEHKYNNLLNFVKRIRSATKDERLRAQCNEMLANNDPKFIDNKDLGLSNDELTPASESDKQQKEIIQLTKPMDDLVSMKWELKFDESGNTKFLGPPVRQVDRCLIKDRTIIIDECKQMCYFNETVLTDTEFIKELTNTFFQNMLPFNFALEEINIDEIMSEITLINNKSNCQEVRSCLHLLVLAILAYGFNILPKEHPYVSKLNRWNPFLTMVERSLFKLLRQTSHTITGNLTDHSHIVYTILIITLLHLGNYDESQAWVYSSILCSQIQHVGWNVSTDYPSELETNSKNLGKFRSRLFWNCLVVEKMSASMFGRSSPINFRQLLTEFYTSETKDINELVFQFNSKLWFIYDKFMGQIYSFHFNTQNKMLYKKVLMTATQSFQDFQGFMNQYLPLNETNLDNQNIVLIHLTFHVFLLLIIRPYMKMPEISWSIFQKSISITEQCYVFINHYNSRFENGVAGWYNCHYGFLLYQVSVFLLCTITVSDPVIPPQQYSILIQRLNLFLQCLKKGSQYLTVYNVYYQTLLNLFNNMNLNEEISILVRQAFEKESLGMATAIIEKEDLVVDFDQDWQSYVNSLNLELDQDVYGFLEEGILDML